In the Anaeromusa acidaminophila DSM 3853 genome, one interval contains:
- a CDS encoding type IV toxin-antitoxin system AbiEi family antitoxin domain-containing protein → MNYAEQIMHLAKTNNGVITTAQVTQAGIHRYYLKMLADQGLLERSERGVYILPTTFDDEMFNLQNRYKKGIFSHGTALFLMDLTDRTPIKYSMTFPLQYNISALKTENVKCYRVKDELYELGVTTGKTPGGNIVRLYNAERTLCDILKGRSNVEIQIVTEAFKRYAKLDKKDIPQLSEYAKLMRVEKKIRSYLEVLL, encoded by the coding sequence ATGAATTATGCTGAGCAAATAATGCATTTGGCAAAAACGAATAATGGAGTGATTACAACGGCGCAGGTTACTCAAGCAGGCATTCACCGTTACTACTTAAAAATGCTTGCGGATCAAGGCTTGCTGGAACGCTCGGAACGAGGGGTATACATTCTGCCCACGACGTTTGATGATGAAATGTTCAATCTCCAAAACCGTTATAAAAAGGGGATATTTTCCCACGGAACGGCTCTCTTTTTAATGGATTTGACCGACCGGACGCCGATCAAGTATTCCATGACTTTTCCGCTGCAATATAACATTTCAGCGCTTAAGACGGAAAACGTAAAATGCTACCGGGTCAAAGATGAACTTTATGAACTTGGCGTCACCACCGGGAAAACGCCTGGCGGCAATATCGTAAGACTATACAATGCCGAAAGAACGCTGTGCGACATTCTGAAAGGCCGAAGCAACGTGGAGATTCAGATTGTGACAGAAGCATTTAAGCGTTATGCAAAACTGGACAAGAAAGACATTCCCCAATTATCGGAATACGCAAAACTAATGAGGGTGGAAAAGAAAATTCGCTCATATCTGGAGGTATTGCTGTGA